A genomic segment from Spinacia oleracea cultivar Varoflay chromosome 3, BTI_SOV_V1, whole genome shotgun sequence encodes:
- the LOC130469796 gene encoding extensin-like yields the protein MENRKVYQTRKKYPQRRSSRIIQRGDLLPPNLRSQPINLPSPPSSQPPPQSPNQSPPQPLNAATPPPLSPLHFPPLPTRHPIGKPSSSVTFRQPFTPFPPTPPTPKNQAHPMIP from the coding sequence ATGGAGAATCGAAAAGTTTACCAAACCAGGAAAAAATATCCACAAAGAAGATCATCTCGAATCATCCAAAGGGGGGACTTGCTACCTCCAAACCTACGCTCTCAACCAATCAACCTACCATCACCACCTTCTTCCCAACCTCCACCTCAATCACCAAACCAATCACCACCACAACCACTGAATGCGGCCACACCACCACCTTTATCACCACTTCACTTCCCCCCATTACCAACTCGACACCCGATAGGGAAGCCATCATCATCAGTAACCTTCCGACAGCCTTTCACTCCATTCCCTCCAACTCCTCCAACCCCGAAGAACCAAGCTCATCCCATGATCCCGTAA
- the LOC110804569 gene encoding L10-interacting MYB domain-containing protein: MNRINSVAPLPISQMSGPSTRSGRLSSMKNEQPSRAKWTTSLTKVLVDLMVDQVHQRISQKLSIGNKWKYICDEFYSRTGLRWDREQLKYRCTVLKKLYVTVKSLLDQGDFCWDENTGAITAKDEAWDMYIKEHPDVDTLRATGCPIYKQLCIIFSESGKSQNRNGYVEKQGGGLDPVSNITEDCSTESEGVACAGNEKEKSPPCVDNLQSVNRKRGRKGLEDLMADAISEMAAASRMRAETIHQRSQRFTISKCVTALDELQGIDEKVYFAALDLFNNPVAREMFLSLKDDKRLMWLQGKCKLSP, encoded by the exons ATGAACAGAATAAACAGTGTGGCTCCATTGCCAATTTCACAG ATGTCCGGCCCATCTACACGGTCAGGGAGGCTGTCGTCCATGAAGAATGAACAACCATCGAGGGCAAAATGGACAACATCACTTACCAAGGTGTTAGTTGATTTGATGGTTGATCAGGTTCATCAGAGGATCAGTCAAAAGCTTTCAATAGGGAACAAATGGAAGTATATATGTGATGAGTTTTATAGCAGAACTGGTTTGAGATGGGATAGAGAACAGCTCAAGTATCGATGTACAGTCTTGAAGAAGCTGTATGTCACTGTGAAGTCACTTTTGGATCAAGGTGATTTCTGCTGGGATGAAAACACTGGTGCTATTACAGCCAAAGATGAAGCATGGGATATGTATATAAAG GAACATCCTGATGTTGATACTTTGAGAGCAACTGGCTGTCCAATCTATAAACAATTGTGCATAATATTCTCAGAATCTGGTAAAAGTCAAAACAGAAATGGATACGTTGAGAAGCAGGGAGGAGGGTTAGATCCTGTGAGCAACATTACAGAGGACTGCTCGACAGAATCAGAAGGAGTGGCTTGTGCGGGGAATGAGAAAGAGAAGTCTCCTCCATGTGTAGATAACCTTCAATCAGTCAACCGGAAGAGAGGAAGGAAGGGGCTTGAGGATTTGATGGCGGATGCTATTTCCGAGATGGCAGCTGCATCAAGAATGAGGGCAGAAACAATTCATCAACGCAGTCAGAGATTTACCATATCCAAGTGTGTAACTGCTTTGGATGAGTTGCAGGGCATTGATGAAAAGGTGTATTTTGCTGCTCTTGATCTTTTCAATAATCCAGTTGCAAGGGAAATGTTTTTGTCACTTAAAGATGATAAGCGGTTGATGTGGTTGCAAGGTAAGTGCAAACTATCCCCCTAG
- the LOC110804563 gene encoding cell cycle checkpoint protein RAD17 produces MGKRRSTVVIVSSDDDNDNDDVFTIGRNCSSSNSKPTLRNSKSVLNSKSRTAYARPTAKKARLSHPLSTSAELLSNFDEYKFLSGDLADDFAGFQVSTDSRRLDGVESWVYKYRPRSLEEIAVHKKKVEEVRMWFEEKLSIPKQGSQNYVLLITGQAGTGKSATVRVVASKFGAEVCEWNAPTPTIWAEYVHNLNAGVTYISKLDEFENFVERVRKYGMLSSSLSGSRQPMVLLVEDLPVASGRIAQGRLLNCLQLLVKSVQVPTVILITDYSAGDSADAGMRHWEELSSSLESAGACKMAFNPITVNSIKKVLSRICKQEKCNTSSEQVNLIANASGGDIRHAITTLQYACLRQEKKVLVSSEKCTSNLEAKVHDHGQKDAGSSLAYGRDQTLSLFHGLGKFLHNKRDTECTISHSDDGFYLKEGFTRLPLKMDAPEKVLCQAYGQARPVAEFLHENVLDFLSQDAIEDAWSVVSYLSDADCLLSSVHRTVTRNYEIENVIQSAAASVAVRGVLFGNAHPSPSRWHSIRRPELWQAEKSTRSNMHEMERQRLDHFYTLGLANISAICTDYRPALKWLGYRASLPLEHADVNNSLIRDNSLENDELVDTYPQNQAGDDFTDDDIEEW; encoded by the exons ATGGGGAAAAGACGTAGTACTGTTGTTATCGTGTCGTCAGACGACGACAACGACAACGACGATGTCTTCACCATTGGTAGAAACTGCTCATCTTCTAATTCCAAGCCGACTCTTAGAAATTCGAAGTCTGTTCTAAATTCGAAGTCGAGAACTGCTTACGCTAGACCGACGGCGAAGAAGGCGCGTCTTTCTCATCCTTTGTCCACTTCAGCCGAATTGCTCTCGAATTTTGACGAg TACAAATTTCTATCTGGAGATTTGGCCGATGATTTTGCTGGGTTTCAGGTATCTACTG ATTCTAGGAGGTTGGACGGGGTGGAGTCTTGGGTATATAAGTATAGACCGCGTTCTCTGGAAGAGATTGCTGTTCATAAGAAGAAG GTGGAAGAAGTTAGAATGTGGTTTGAGGAAAAACTGTCAATTCCAAAG CAAGGGTCCCAAAATTATGTTCTCCTCATCACTGGCCAAGCTGGGACTGGAAAATCT GCAACTGTCCGTGTTGTTGCATCCAAGTTTGGTGCCGAAGTTTGTGAATGGAATGCACCTACTCCTACAATTTGGGCGGAATATGTTCATAACTTGAATGCAG GGGTGACATATATATCTAAGTTGGATGAGTTTGAGAATTTTGTGGAGCGGGTTAGGAAGTATGGGATGCTTTCATCATCTCTTTCTGGGTCAAGGCAGCCCATGGTACTCTTGGTTGAAGATCTTCCTGTAGCAAGTGGAAGAATTGCTCAAGGAAGACTTCTCAATTGCCTGCAACTGCTTGTTAAATCGGTACAAGTACCAACAGTGATCTTGATAACTGACTATAGTGCAGGTGACTCTGCTGATGCTGGCATGCGTCATTGGGAAGAGCTTTCTTCATCTTTGGAGAGTGCTGGTGCCTGTAAG ATGGCTTTCAATCCAATAACAGTGAATTCAATAAAGAAGGTGCTTTCCAGAATATGTAAACAAGAAAAATGCAACACAAGTAGTGAGCAGGTAAACTTGATAGCCAATGCAAGTGGAGGTGATATCAGACATGCTATCACGACTTTGCAGTATGCTTGCTTGAGACAAGAGAAAAAGGTTCTTGTATCTTCTGAGAAATGCACGTCTAATTTAGAAGCTAAAGTTCACGATCATGGTCAAAAGGATGCTGGATCTTCCTTGGCATATGGCAGGGATCAAACATTATCTTTGTTTCACGGCCTTGGGAAGTTTTTACACAATAAAAGAGACACTGAGTGTACCATATCCCACA GTGATGATGGATTTTATTTGAAAGAAGGATTTACAAGATTACCTTTGAAAATGGATGCCCCTGAAAAGGTTCTTTGTCAAGCATATGGGCAAGCAAGGCCAGTGGCTGAGTTTCTACATGAAAATG TACTAGATTTTCTCAGTCAGGATGCAATTGAAGATGCATGGTCGGTGGTATCATATTTGAGCGATGCTGACTGTCTTCTTTCCTCAGTTCATCGAACTGTGACTAGAAATTATGAAATAGAGAATGTTATTCAGTCAGCCGCTGCCTCAGTAGCAGTGCGTGGGGTTCTCTTTGGAAATGCGCATCCTTCCCCTTCCAG GTGGCACTCTATACGTCGTCCTGAACTTTGGCAGGCTGAGAAATCAACAAGGAGCAATATG CATGAGATGGAGAGGCAAAGGCTTGACCATTTTTATACTCTAGGCTTGGCCAATATATCTGCTATCTGCACTGACTACAGACCGGCTCTTAAATGGCTTGGTTATAGAGCATCTTTGCCTTTGGAACATGCTGATGTTAACAACAGCTTAATACGAGATAATTCACTGGAAAATGATGAACTTGTTGATACATATCCCCaaaatcaggctggtgatgacTTTACCGATGATGATATTGAGGAATGGTAA